A part of Halobaculum sp. MBLA0143 genomic DNA contains:
- a CDS encoding gamma-glutamyltransferase family protein — protein sequence MEPDPDRFESRRSTVYGQRGVVATSQPLAAQAGLSTMEDGGNAFDAAVATAAALNVVEPTSTGLGGDVFALYRTADGEVGAMRSCGHAPADATIDNVRQAVADDPETDADEPSEATMPDTGPHTVTVPGTARGWEVTAERFGEKSLSELLQPAIRYATEGYPVSELIAGAWSHAEELFTDDNAREAYLFDGESPDVGQTATLPRLGESLQQIADRGADVVYEGEIAEQIAEEVQSHGGFMTVDDLAEFEPEFPDPVSTTYNGTEVYELPPNNQGLIALEALNVAEEIGAGDNPLDSPERVHAFAEAMKVAFEDGHHYITDPEYEDHPPLGSKEWARDRAELIGDTANHDVTFGVPDANAEDADTVLLCTADDAGNVVAYINSRFAGFGSGLVAGDTGIALQNRGSSFSLDPDHPNSLAPGKRPFHTLIPALADFAPEGDREDWAAFGVMGGYMQPQGHLQVISNVVDYGLPLQAALDRPRWRYREDGSLAVEPQFDGHTAGKLVRKGHEVQTLPPSLFGGAQIVRSEDGTLSAATEPRKDGNAVGY from the coding sequence ATGGAACCCGATCCGGACCGGTTCGAGTCGCGTCGCTCCACCGTCTACGGCCAGCGAGGCGTGGTCGCAACGAGCCAGCCGCTCGCGGCCCAAGCCGGCCTCTCGACGATGGAGGACGGCGGCAACGCCTTCGACGCCGCGGTGGCGACGGCGGCGGCGTTGAACGTCGTCGAGCCAACGTCGACGGGGCTGGGCGGCGACGTGTTCGCGCTGTACCGCACGGCCGACGGCGAGGTGGGGGCGATGCGGTCGTGTGGCCACGCGCCCGCCGACGCCACGATCGACAACGTCCGGCAGGCCGTCGCGGACGACCCGGAGACGGACGCCGACGAGCCGAGCGAGGCGACGATGCCGGACACGGGCCCGCACACGGTGACGGTGCCCGGGACCGCCAGAGGGTGGGAGGTCACCGCCGAGCGGTTCGGCGAGAAGTCGCTGTCGGAGCTGCTCCAGCCGGCGATCCGGTACGCCACGGAGGGGTACCCCGTCTCGGAGCTGATCGCGGGCGCTTGGAGCCACGCCGAGGAGCTGTTCACGGACGACAACGCCCGCGAGGCGTACCTGTTCGACGGGGAGTCGCCGGACGTGGGCCAGACGGCGACGCTGCCGCGGCTCGGCGAGTCGCTCCAACAGATCGCCGACCGGGGCGCCGACGTGGTGTACGAGGGCGAGATCGCGGAGCAGATCGCCGAGGAGGTGCAGTCACACGGGGGGTTCATGACCGTCGACGATCTCGCGGAGTTCGAGCCGGAGTTCCCCGACCCCGTCTCGACGACGTACAACGGGACGGAGGTGTACGAGCTCCCGCCGAACAACCAGGGGCTGATCGCGTTGGAGGCGCTGAACGTCGCCGAGGAGATCGGCGCCGGCGACAACCCGTTGGACTCGCCCGAACGAGTGCACGCCTTCGCGGAGGCGATGAAGGTCGCCTTCGAGGACGGCCACCACTACATCACGGATCCGGAGTACGAGGACCACCCGCCGCTGGGGTCGAAAGAGTGGGCGCGCGACCGGGCGGAGCTGATCGGCGACACCGCGAACCACGACGTGACGTTCGGCGTGCCGGACGCGAACGCGGAAGACGCCGACACGGTGTTGCTGTGTACCGCCGACGACGCAGGCAACGTCGTGGCGTACATCAACTCTCGGTTCGCCGGGTTCGGGAGCGGACTCGTCGCGGGCGACACCGGAATCGCGCTCCAGAACCGTGGGTCGTCGTTCTCGTTGGATCCGGACCACCCCAACAGTCTGGCGCCCGGCAAGCGCCCGTTCCACACCCTGATACCGGCGCTCGCGGACTTCGCGCCCGAGGGTGACCGCGAAGACTGGGCCGCGTTCGGCGTGATGGGCGGTTACATGCAGCCGCAGGGCCACCTCCAGGTGATCTCGAACGTCGTCGACTACGGGCTGCCGTTGCAGGCCGCGTTGGACCGGCCGCGGTGGCGCTACCGCGAGGACGGCTCGCTGGCGGTCGAGCCGCAGTTCGACGGCCACACTGCGGGCAAGCTCGTCCGAAAAGGCCACGAGGTGCAGACGCTGCCGCCGTCGTTGTTCGGCGGGGCCCAGATCGTCCGCAGCGAGGACGGGACGCTGTCGGCCGCGACCGAACCGCGGAAAGACGGGAACGCGGTCGGGTACTGA